The sequence TCAAGTCTCGTGGGATGAACCGATCCCAGACCTGCAAAGAAACCAATGGGACCGGTGGCTGAACAGTATACCTCAGATATCAGCATTCACAGTCCCAAGATGCTCTGTGCCAGTCGAGTTTGGAAAGCCAACTTCGGTGCAGTTACACCACTTCAGTGACGCCAGCGAGATAGGTTACGGTAATGTATCATACCTGCGGTTCACCAACCAGCGAGACGATGTGCATTGTGCTCTAGTGCTTAGTAAGAGTCGTGTGGCGCCGTTGAAACAAGTGACGATACCAAGATTAGAACTGACTGCAGCTACAGTAGCAGTGAAAATAAACCATATGATCCACAAAGAGCTGGAAATACAAATAAATGACACCATCTTCTGGACTGATAGCACCACAGTGTTGCAGTATATCAGAAGTGAAACCAAGAGATTCAAGACCTTTGTCGCCAATCGCCTGGCTATTACCAAAGACGGATCAACGCCTAGTCAGTGGAGATATGTTGCAACCTCATTGAATCCAGCTGACGATTGCTCGAGGGGTTTACCAGCCAACAAGTTTCTTGAGAATGAAAGATGGATTTGTGGTCCACAATTTTTGTGGAAGAGAAGAATCACGTGAAGAAATGCATAGCGACGATTCGGAAGTAAGGAGAACAAGACTCAAGAAATCTGACAAGAATACTGCtaaagtagaagaagaagaaaagaaagcagTAAAAGCGGAAGAAACAAGTTCCGCTGAAGTAGAAGATGAAATGAGAGCAGTAAAAGCGGAAAACACAAGTTCCGCTAAAGTAGAAGATGAAATGAGAGCAGTAAAAGCGGAAAACACAAGTTCCGCTAAAGTAGAAGATGAAATGAAAGCAGTAAAAGTGGAAGAAACAAGTCCCGCTAAAGTAGAAGATGAAATGAGAGCAGTAAAAGTAGAAGACATGAGTACTGCTAAAGTAGAAGACATGAGTACTGCTAAAGTAGAAGACATGAGTACTGCTAAAGTAGACATGAATACTGCTAAagtaaaagaagaagaagaaaagaaagcagTAAAAGCAGAAGACACAAGTTCCGCTAAAGTAAAAGAAGTAAAAGCAGTAAAAGAAAACATGAGTACtgctaaagaagaagaagaaatggaaGTACTAGAAGAAGAAATGAAAGTACTAGAAGAAGTCCTCCAAGATGATGATGACCCAGAAGTAGAGAAGGTGGCAGTGAATGCAACTTTCGTGAATGATCAAGAAAATCCTGTTGACAAACTGCTGAATCACTTTTCCCAGTGGCACTCCCTAAAGAAGACTGTTGCTTACCTGTTAAAAATAAAGGTAATACTTTTGCAGAGAATCAGGAAGAGGAATACTCTGGCTAAGGAAAGGGAAGGAGAATTGAAGCAAGCTCCGCAACCTAGTCAGTTTCACCTGTCAGTAGCAGACCTCAAGAGCGCTGAAGAAGCCATTGCTCAGTATGTCCAGCGGAGAACATTTGCAAAGGAAATCAAAGTGTTAGAAAACCTCAATGATCAGGCAAGTAAACGCAAGAAGAGCGTGGTAAAGTCAAGCCCTATTTACCGGTTGGATCCTATACTAGATAATGGCATCTTAAGGGTAGGAGGACGCCTGAGTTTCGCAGACATATCCTCAGAGGCTAAGCACCCAATCATCT is a genomic window of Amphiura filiformis unplaced genomic scaffold, Afil_fr2py scaffold_61, whole genome shotgun sequence containing:
- the LOC140144526 gene encoding uncharacterized protein; the protein is MADIQAMFNQVKVPTKVRDLLRFLWWPEGDLSKPLEEFRMTTHLFGATSSPACANYALRCVAEEAVKDTVQKNFYVDDCLKSTSSEEQAIQLIQNLMEVLKQGGFNLTKWESNSQAVMQTIPSSHRVKTTSNLDLGESTPNQKALGMMWLVESDELGFKIEIRDRPPTRRGILSVVSAIYDPLGFVSPVILPAKRILQSLCELQVSWDEPIPDLQRNQWDRWLNSIPQISAFTVPRCSVPVEFGKPTSVQLHHFSDASEIGYGNVSYLRFTNQRDDVHCALVLSKSRVAPLKQVTIPRLELTAATVAVKINHMIHKELEIQINDTIFWTDSTTVLQYIRSETKRFKTFVANRLAITKDGSTPSQWRYVATSLNPADDCSRGLPANKFLENERWICGPQFLWKRRIT